One part of the Humulus lupulus chromosome 9, drHumLupu1.1, whole genome shotgun sequence genome encodes these proteins:
- the LOC133800519 gene encoding potassium transporter 2-like — protein MGSPKTKRFGDDESFSSSTHSGSSQGPTVTTASSSSSPRHAVDDDLGSRLTLGSEAMFADLGHFSYAAIQIAFTFLVYPALILAYMGEAAYLSHHHHSKHSIIFYVSVPECVRWPVLVVAILASVVGSQAIISGTFSIINQS, from the exons ATGGGTAGCCCGAAAACCAAAAGATTTGGTGATGATGAATCCTTCTCCTCCTCGACGCATAGTGGGTCTTCGCAGGGTCCGACAGTGACGACggcttcttcatcttcttcacctCGGCACGCTGTGGACGACGACTTGGGTTCAAGGCTCACACTTG GCTCAGAGGCTATGTTTGCTGATCTTGGACACTTCTCATATGCGGCCATTCAG ATTGCTTTCACCTTTCTGGTTTATCCAGCACTTATTTTGGCATACATGGGCGAAGCTGCTTATTTATCACATCATCACCACTCCAAACATAGTATCATTTTTTACGTCTCAGTTCCTG AATGCGTAAGGTGGCCAGTTCTTGTTGTAGCTATTCTTGCTTCAGTTGTTGGAAGCCAAGCAATCATCAGTGGAACATTTTCTATCATAAACCAAAGCTAG